The Thalassospira sp. TSL5-1 genome contains the following window.
TGGCACGGGTCGTTTGATTCGCTTAATCCTTTTATTTTAAAGGGAACGCCCGCGATTGGCCTGGGTATGATGTACGATACCCTGCTGGTTAGCAGCCTGGATGAACCGTTTTCGGAATATGGCCTGGTGGCGGAAAAGGTCGAGGTGCCCAAAGACCGTTCCTACATAACCTTTTTTATCAATCCCAAGGCGCGGTTCCAGGACGATACGCCGATCACCGCCGATGATGTGATTTTTTCGTTCAATACGCTGATCGAAAAGGGAAGCCCGCTTTACCGGCAATATTATGCGTCGGTCGATCATGTGGAAAAACTCGATGACCTGACCGTCAAATTTGTTTTCAAACCGGGCGATAATCTTGAACTTCCGCTGATTTTGGGGCAGGTGCCGGTTCTGCCAAAGCATTATTGGAAAGACCGCGATTTTAATAAAACCACCTTTGATATCCCGTTGGGCAGTGGTCCTTATACCATCAAGAATTTTGAGCCCGGCCGCCAAATTACTTATGAACGGGTGAAAAATTACTGGGCCAAGGACCTGCCCTCGGTCAAGGGCATGTATAATTTTGATACCATTCGTTATGACTATTACCGCGATCTTGATGTGGAACGGCAGGCCTTTTTTGCTGGTGAATATTATTACCGCAGTGAACATTCATCGCGAGAATGGGCCGTCGGCTATGACAAGCCCGCCATTCGCAACGGTAATATCAAAAAGGAACTGATCCCCAATCATCAATCGCGCGGGATGCAGGGCTTTGTCATGAATGTACGCCGTCCGATATTTGCCGATCATCGCGTGCGCCGTGCCCTGCAATATGCGATGGATTTTCAATGGCTGAACCGGGCGATGTTTTATGGTGCCTATCAGCGGACCAACAGCTATTTTGTCAATTCTGAACTGGCATCTTCTGGGCTGCCCAAAGGCGAGGAACTTGATATTTTAAACAAATATCGTGACCAGTTACCGCCGGACCTGTTTACCAAACCCTATACCCTGCCCGATTATGACCAGGAAAATGGCCGCCGCAAGGCCCTGAGGGAATCCATGACCCTGTTGCAGGAGGCGGGCTGGGAACTGCGCGATATGAAACTGGTCAACAAGAAAACCGGTAAGCCCTTCCGTTTTAGCCTGCTGTTGCGTCAGCCCGGTTTTGAAAAAATCGCCCTGATGATGCAGGCCCGTTTGCGCCAGTTGGGCATCGAAATGGATTTCCGCCTGATCGATACCGGCCAGTGGTTAAATCGCATTCAGTCGCATGATTTTGACATGACCACCTTTTGGTGGCAGCAAAGCCTGTCGCCGGGCAATGAGCAGCGTGATTACTGGTCCTCCAAGGCCGCGGACGAGCCGGGAAGCCGCAATTTCGCCGGGATCAAGGACCCGGTGATTGATCAAGTCATTGATCTGGTGATTTCGGCTGAAAGCCGCGAAAGCCTGGTGCAGCGCACCCGTGCCCTTGATCGTCTCCTGTTGTGGGGCGATTACACCATTCCGCAATGGTATCAACCCGCAGATCGCATTGCCTATTGGGATATATTTGGCCGGCCCTCGGTCGTGCCGACCAAAGGTAATTCGATCATGACCTGGTGGATTGACCCGGAAAAATCCAAAAAACTGGGTAAGGGGGGATATTAAGCCATGCTGAATTATATTCTGCGGCGCATTTTGCTTATCCCTGTCACCCTGTTTGGCATCATGGTGCTGAACTTTGCCATCGTGCAATTTGCACCGGGCGGGCCGGTGGAACAAATGATTGCCCAGTTGCAGGGCTCTGCTGTCTCAACAACGGCGCGGATTTCCAATAATGGTGCCGATACCGGCGGTGGCTCTGGCGGCGGTAACAATTTTTCCACCGATTCAAACTATCGCGGGGCACAGGGCCTCGATCCCGAGGTTATCACCCAGCTTGAAAAGCAGTTCGGTTT
Protein-coding sequences here:
- a CDS encoding extracellular solute-binding protein, encoding MNKTTGVVVRADACRHKGLVGITGAVLAVCIAVFSAGGAYATEAKPNITPAPTIAVSEEPLASLARPEYAISLYGDLKYGPGFTHFDYVNPDAPKGGTLRDSWHGSFDSLNPFILKGTPAIGLGMMYDTLLVSSLDEPFSEYGLVAEKVEVPKDRSYITFFINPKARFQDDTPITADDVIFSFNTLIEKGSPLYRQYYASVDHVEKLDDLTVKFVFKPGDNLELPLILGQVPVLPKHYWKDRDFNKTTFDIPLGSGPYTIKNFEPGRQITYERVKNYWAKDLPSVKGMYNFDTIRYDYYRDLDVERQAFFAGEYYYRSEHSSREWAVGYDKPAIRNGNIKKELIPNHQSRGMQGFVMNVRRPIFADHRVRRALQYAMDFQWLNRAMFYGAYQRTNSYFVNSELASSGLPKGEELDILNKYRDQLPPDLFTKPYTLPDYDQENGRRKALRESMTLLQEAGWELRDMKLVNKKTGKPFRFSLLLRQPGFEKIALMMQARLRQLGIEMDFRLIDTGQWLNRIQSHDFDMTTFWWQQSLSPGNEQRDYWSSKAADEPGSRNFAGIKDPVIDQVIDLVISAESRESLVQRTRALDRLLLWGDYTIPQWYQPADRIAYWDIFGRPSVVPTKGNSIMTWWIDPEKSKKLGKGGY